The DNA sequence AGATAAATATCTTTGATCTTAACATCCCAGAAAATTGTTGTTTTCTTTACAACGATAGTCACGGGATGTTAAGACTGAGGGTACTTTCATGCTAAATAAGAGTAAGATCATAGCCAATCGGCTTATTGATTTTTCACTCATTCCCCAAAGACCTCCAATTGACTTGAAAGTAGGGTGATACATAATCAAATATACAATTGTTAGCATAAATGCCACTACAATAGCTCGACTTATTACTGCCGAGATCGTCACCGAAAACCAGTGCCTTTCCTGAAATTGGCCTGAGAAGTCCAAGGATTATTCTCATGGTTGTGGTCTTTCCTGCTCCGTTGGGACCCAGATATCCGAATATCTCGCCTTCCCGGACCTGGAAATTTAGTCCATTGACTACGGTTTTTCCATTGAATGTTTTTGTTAGATCCTGTACTTCGATCATTTTATAACCTCTTGTTAAATTGAAATTTAGTTACACTCAAAAATGATTTGCTAAGATCTGGCAGCTAACCCGATTGGTTGATGTGGGTATTTATCATATCCACAAAAGCTACATCCAGGATTATTTTTAATTGCAGTTCGGTGGATTTAAAGATCTTATTAATATTACTAAATAATTGTATCTGTTGAAGTAATGGTTGAAGTGGTAAATTGTAGATCATGCCATGTGCTGTCTCTTCATGATAGTCGCGCCCGGCAGTAGTATGTAGCATTATTTCACATCCCGGGTACCTGCATTTCACTTTCATTTTCATCACTCCATTCATGTTAGATTTGACTTTATTTTTTATACATATCTATTCAATAACTAATTGATTTATAATTACTTATACCTTTCGATCAATCGTCATATTTTATCACCATTATTCACATCGAGACATTTAAGCTCCTTTTTTTCCTATCTTACCCCTTTTGATATTTCAACTTCTTCATACTTGAGCCGGCACCTGCAAGAATAAGAGATAAGGCACCTAATATCGAGGTCTGTCCCTGTGACAGGTATCCGGCTATAAAACCCAATGCACCGACAGCAAATATGCCGGTTCCAATTATTAACAACAACTGTGCCCGGTTAGCTCTATTCAGTAGCTTGAATCCGATTCCCATTATTCCACACTCCCATTCCAATGGTCAGGACGATGCAGAGATCATTCCTACAACCAGTATGACAAATAACCCTAAAAACAGGGTCAGTGTTGTGAACAATAATGTTTCCCTTTCGATTAACATAAGATCATTCCTTTATCTATTCATTCATCCACCTATTCCTCACAGATAATTCCTTATGGATTGTTTTAACAGGAACCTTTTTAAAATCTCATTGAAATCCGAAGGTTTTTCCATATTCGCAAAATGCCCGGCATTGGGCATTTCAACAAGTTCGAAGTATGGCTTATTCCCCATTATTTCCAGCACAGGACCCAGGTTCTTATTAATCTCCTTATCATTTCCGCCCCTGATCAACATCATCGGAATGTTGTGCCTGCAAATCGTATCCATATAGTCATAATCAGCGATGTTCATAGTGATCAGCTCAAGTGCGTTCTTTGATACCATTTCGTACATCCGTTTCAATCGGGCACGTACAGACTTATCCTTCGAAGCAGTTTTGCCGACAAGCCATGCAGTTCCTTTCGGACCTAAAAACCGCATCAATGTAAGTAAAGTCCAGAGAGTGAAACGTGAAGAATGGAGTCTGGCCGTAGTGCCGAAAGTCGTAAGTGATGACAGCAGACCCTCATCCATCTCCAGTAATTCATAGCCAACTAATCCACCCATTGAGTTACCCACAAAATGAACCTTGTTGATACCCAGATGTGCCAGTAGAGCCTGCACATCCCTGGCCATCTCCCTTACTGAATAATCAGCCGGGGTTGGATTTATTGGGGCTGATGAGTTTCCGTGACCGTGCAGGGATATCAGCAGTACCTGGTAATTCTTTTCAAAATATTGCTGCTGAATTTCGAACTGGTCAAGGTTGCTCCCCAGTCCATGCACGAAGAGTAGAGTCTCTTCACTTTCAGCACCTGAAAGCGAATATTCGATTTCAACATTGTCACCAAGTTTAGCCTTTTCGTTTTTCATGCGATCACTTTTCTTTGTTAGATATGGATTTGCAAATCCTGATGGGATCTGCATATCCTGATGTTTTCACTCACTCCTCAATGCATCCACTGTATTCATCCTGGCAGCCTTGTTTGCTGGATACACGCCTGCGATCAGTCCTACAATGACAGATACGCTAAATCCTACCACTATCAGTTCCAGAGGGAATACAATTGGCAGTTTCATAAAGCTCCCAGCACCGTAAGCACCAAGTACACCCAATCCGGTTCCAAGCAGTCCTCCGAACACACTTAAGATTATAGATTCCACAATGAACAACAACAGGACATTCCAATTGGTAAAACCCACTGACTTTAAAATACCTATCTCGCGGGTACGTTCGGTTACCGTAACCAGCATGATGTTCATGATACCGATCGAGCCTACGATCAATGCGATCAAGGCAACTGAAATAAACAGAGCTGATAAGTTATCAGATGTCTGGCCCATTCTCTCCAGTAGTTCTGCCTGGTTTGTCATACTATACGGTTTTGCATCATCATTATCCATATCACGTGAAGGGATACCAAAATGACGGGCCAGCCTTTTATCAACTTCTTCATCTGTTTCTTTTATAGTATCCCGGCTGGATGACATGGCAAAGAAAGCTCTATAATCATCCTCTCCCAGTATTTCATTTAATGTTGCCAC is a window from the ANME-2 cluster archaeon genome containing:
- a CDS encoding ATP-binding cassette domain-containing protein, whose protein sequence is MIEVQDLTKTFNGKTVVNGLNFQVREGEIFGYLGPNGAGKTTTMRIILGLLRPISGKALVFGDDLGSNKSSYCSGIYANNCIFDYVSPYFQVNWRSLGNE
- a CDS encoding ABC transporter permease, producing the protein MINFKQSLHIAAGSIRSAKMRSILTTLGIVIGVAAVIANVSLGASFNQYFEDMSFGMGSNFIIVGGKEPGLFHDNEMKLIDNTPGIVGITPYKREESVKVTYYSTSKRINVLGASEDIEELSNIKLEDGTFLNDKDKYVAVIPHTIAYDKFDRNILTQNSIDITFHKDDGTEITREFIIKGIIEEKEESFISSGFGDNTIIIPVATLNEILGEDDYRAFFAMSSSRDTIKETDEEVDKRLARHFGIPSRDMDNDDAKPYSMTNQAELLERMGQTSDNLSALFISVALIALIVGSIGIMNIMLVTVTERTREIGILKSVGFTNWNVLLLFIVESIILSVFGGLLGTGLGVLGAYGAGSFMKLPIVFPLELIVVGFSVSVIVGLIAGVYPANKAARMNTVDALRSE
- a CDS encoding alpha/beta hydrolase; amino-acid sequence: MKNEKAKLGDNVEIEYSLSGAESEETLLFVHGLGSNLDQFEIQQQYFEKNYQVLLISLHGHGNSSAPINPTPADYSVREMARDVQALLAHLGINKVHFVGNSMGGLVGYELLEMDEGLLSSLTTFGTTARLHSSRFTLWTLLTLMRFLGPKGTAWLVGKTASKDKSVRARLKRMYEMVSKNALELITMNIADYDYMDTICRHNIPMMLIRGGNDKEINKNLGPVLEIMGNKPYFELVEMPNAGHFANMEKPSDFNEILKRFLLKQSIRNYL